A genomic window from Triplophysa dalaica isolate WHDGS20190420 chromosome 24, ASM1584641v1, whole genome shotgun sequence includes:
- the lrrc61 gene encoding leucine-rich repeat-containing protein 61, which yields MDSKREKDNVTECAKITNVLLKSRTGEFDLESILFLKLRNLGIYDLGCIGECLNLERLDLSCNNITNLGPLSPLRRLLVLNLSANRISNLDSLSSCESLQSLNLAGNVIPSIDNLHALKSLRRLESVRLKDNTYNYSNPVCKNSSYRSLFLEMFPNIKVLDGERVVGRGSDLYQLCKDIDDTIKAGLFKNGQIPDVPDCKPWVDDGFWDIKRSNNAIVDEAYKQFSDVLHECRLLNSRAAHVISQNERSICLKNQPKQYAV from the exons ATGGACTCCAAGAGGGAAAAGGACAACG TAACTGAATGTGCAAAAATCACCAACGTGCTTCTGAAGTCCCGTACGGGGGAGTTCGATTTGGAATCTATTTTGTTTCTTAAACTGAGGAATTTAG gaATATATGACCTTGGATGTATAGGGGAGTGTTTAAACCTAGAGAGGCTGGACCTCTCTTGCAATAACATCACAAATTTGGGTCCTCTTTCACCCTTGCGAAGGCTTCTCGTTCTTAATTTATCAGCCAACAGGATCTCTAATTTAG atTCTCTTTCTAGCTGTGAAAGTTTGCAGAGTCTTAATTTGGCGGGTAATGTTATACCGAG TATTGATAATCTCCACGCACTCAAGTCTTTACGGAGACTGGAGAGCGTTAGATTAAAGGACAACACTTATAATTACTCCAATCCAG TCTGCAAGAATTCTTCATACCGGAGCCTTTTTCTTGAAATGTTCCCAAACATCAAAGTTTTAGATg GTGAAAGGGTTGTGGGACGAGGAAGTGACTTATATCAACTATGTAAAGATATTGATGACACAATTAAAG CTGGCTTGTTTAAAAATGGTCAAATTCCTGACGTACCGGACTGCAAACCTTGGGTGGATGATGGTTTTTGGGATATAAAAAGATCGAACAATGCCATTGTTGATGAAGCCTATAAACAATTCAGTG ATGTTCTTCATGAATGCAGACTGCTGAACAGCAGAGCAGCCCATGTGATATCACAAAATGAAAGAAGCATCTGTCTCAAGAACCAACCAAAGCAGTATGCTGTTTGA